One Chloroflexota bacterium DNA window includes the following coding sequences:
- a CDS encoding cation:proton antiporter: MDAHSLLLMAGMVICFGIATFVLAERIGIPSIVLLLLVGVLVGPEVFGLVDPSALGVGLRVLIPLFVAIIVFEGGLVLDINDLRRLSYPLQMLMSVGALVTWGSATLVAHFVAGLSWPLATLFGALMSVTGPTVITPLMRRSNAKERLKVLLQAEGVLVDAVGAILAVVVLDVLLTSGTTISGAFDWAERLLIGSLIGLVGGIGLAYALRFIGSKLNAETTRLSALGGAIAIFIIAEAISHEAGIAAAAVSGIVVGNIDFPHEEEVVLFKGDLTMLAITIIFILLAARLKFADLAALGWWGVLAVVLMIVVVRPLCVFASTLGSTLTWRERAFIAAVCPRGVVAASVATFAAISLEEAGFAGGNLLIGLVFMTVIGTVVLQSFTTPLFARLLGVEPMTTLVIGANDLGQLFARQLHSQHHDVVVIDTDQQLIDRVRHHGISTITGDATDLQVLRKAGVERAKAVVALTPSDKLNLLVSQVVRSHFKVATIVARAENESTSSVLRDLGITVLNPLQASVDALTQLVQGPSAMSMLLSHQADQSIYEVEVSNPRVVGKPLKQLNLPSNVLIVAIRRAGNLFVPDGQTQLQAADQLTLIGTASTIQQADQQLREGASEAMYQA, encoded by the coding sequence ATGGATGCACATAGTTTGTTGTTGATGGCGGGGATGGTGATTTGTTTTGGGATCGCCACCTTCGTGCTGGCCGAACGGATTGGCATCCCATCGATTGTATTGTTGCTGTTGGTGGGAGTGCTGGTTGGCCCCGAAGTTTTTGGTTTGGTTGATCCATCGGCTTTAGGGGTTGGGCTGCGGGTGTTGATTCCGCTGTTTGTGGCGATTATTGTGTTTGAAGGTGGTTTGGTGCTCGATATCAACGATTTGCGCCGTTTATCCTACCCATTGCAAATGTTGATGAGCGTTGGAGCCTTGGTGACATGGGGCAGTGCAACCTTGGTAGCGCATTTTGTGGCCGGCTTATCATGGCCACTGGCCACCTTGTTTGGAGCATTAATGAGCGTGACTGGGCCAACCGTGATCACGCCCTTGATGCGACGTAGCAATGCCAAAGAACGCTTAAAAGTGTTGTTACAGGCTGAAGGCGTATTGGTTGATGCGGTTGGGGCAATTTTGGCGGTAGTCGTGCTCGATGTTTTGCTTACCAGCGGCACAACGATTAGTGGAGCCTTCGATTGGGCCGAACGCTTGCTGATTGGCTCGTTGATTGGCTTGGTTGGCGGCATTGGTTTGGCCTATGCATTGCGCTTTATCGGCTCGAAACTCAATGCTGAAACGACGCGTTTGAGCGCGTTGGGTGGCGCAATCGCGATCTTTATTATTGCTGAAGCGATTTCGCATGAAGCTGGCATTGCGGCAGCAGCAGTTTCGGGGATTGTGGTTGGCAATATTGATTTTCCTCACGAAGAAGAAGTTGTTCTGTTCAAGGGCGACTTAACCATGCTGGCAATTACGATTATTTTTATCTTGCTGGCAGCTCGTTTGAAATTTGCCGATTTGGCAGCGCTTGGCTGGTGGGGTGTGTTGGCGGTTGTATTGATGATTGTGGTGGTGCGGCCACTGTGTGTCTTTGCTTCGACGCTTGGCTCAACCTTAACCTGGCGCGAACGAGCCTTTATTGCTGCGGTTTGCCCACGCGGAGTTGTCGCCGCTTCGGTCGCCACTTTTGCCGCGATCTCATTGGAAGAAGCCGGATTTGCTGGGGGCAATTTGTTGATTGGCTTGGTCTTTATGACCGTGATTGGCACAGTTGTGTTGCAAAGCTTCACCACCCCATTGTTTGCCCGTTTGTTAGGAGTTGAACCGATGACCACTTTAGTTATTGGCGCGAATGATTTGGGCCAGCTGTTTGCCCGCCAACTGCATAGCCAACATCACGATGTAGTCGTGATCGATACCGATCAGCAGTTGATCGATCGGGTGCGCCACCATGGTATTAGCACAATCACTGGCGATGCGACTGATCTGCAGGTATTGCGTAAAGCTGGCGTTGAACGGGCCAAAGCGGTTGTAGCCTTGACCCCGAGTGATAAACTCAATCTGTTGGTGAGTCAAGTGGTGCGTTCGCATTTCAAGGTTGCAACAATTGTGGCTCGGGCTGAAAATGAGAGTACCAGCAGTGTTTTGCGCGATCTTGGTATTACGGTTTTGAATCCCTTACAAGCATCGGTTGATGCTTTGACCCAATTGGTTCAAGGCCCATCAGCCATGAGCATGCTCTTAAGTCATCAAGCCGACCAAAGTATTTACGAAGTTGAAGTATCCAATCCGCGGGTTGTGGGCAAGCCGTTGAAGCAGCTTAATTTGCCAAGTAATGTCCTGATTGTGGCAATTCGGCGGGCGGGCAACTTATTTGTGCCCGATGGCCAAACCCAATTGCAAGCAGCTGATCAATTAACCTTGATTGGCACAGCTAGCACAATTCAACAGGCTGATCAACAACTGCGTGAGGGAGCGAGCGAGGCAATGTATCAAGCATGA
- a CDS encoding TrkA family potassium uptake protein, which produces MKPAKTPSRKARWRRLIAASLRDGWIVFRDSGIWLGLWLLLWLGFTLAIWAGTRPVLAFNQALYQAFSQMTLNPVPLPEPWWLQVLFYLAPALNIILLARGALNMGILLFDKRNRREAWQMALASTYRDHIIVCGLGKIGYRVVGQLLASGCDVVVIDAHNDGPFHELVMGQHVPVIIGDARQPELLHEAGLRHATSLTVVTGDDLTNLDIALTARELHPDIHIVMRVFNDSLASKLSSAFHIQTAFSTSALAAPTLAAAALGRGITNALYVAGKLLSTVEITVARDGIFDGRLIQTVENQHDISVLYRRGRNGEDLRPRGDERLSSGDQLVIIGPLAAINQIQTLNKPNAAPHAPYRL; this is translated from the coding sequence ATGAAACCAGCCAAAACCCCTAGTCGCAAAGCGCGTTGGCGAAGACTGATCGCGGCCTCGTTGCGCGATGGTTGGATTGTGTTTCGCGATTCGGGGATTTGGCTGGGCTTATGGCTCTTGTTGTGGTTGGGTTTTACCCTGGCAATTTGGGCAGGCACGCGCCCAGTTTTGGCTTTTAACCAAGCGCTGTATCAAGCATTTAGCCAAATGACGCTCAACCCCGTGCCACTACCAGAGCCATGGTGGCTGCAAGTGTTGTTTTATCTCGCGCCAGCCTTGAATATTATTTTGCTGGCGCGAGGTGCGCTCAATATGGGTATTTTGCTGTTCGATAAACGCAATCGGCGGGAGGCTTGGCAAATGGCGTTAGCATCAACCTATCGTGATCATATTATCGTCTGTGGTTTGGGCAAAATTGGCTATCGGGTGGTTGGGCAATTGCTGGCCAGCGGCTGCGATGTAGTGGTGATTGATGCTCATAACGATGGGCCGTTTCACGAATTGGTCATGGGCCAACATGTGCCAGTGATTATTGGTGATGCTCGTCAGCCAGAGTTGCTCCACGAAGCAGGCTTGCGCCATGCCACCTCGCTTACCGTAGTTACTGGCGATGATTTGACCAACCTTGATATTGCCTTGACCGCCCGTGAGTTACACCCTGATATTCATATTGTGATGCGGGTTTTTAACGATTCATTGGCCAGCAAACTTAGCTCAGCCTTTCATATTCAGACCGCATTTAGCACCTCGGCACTGGCCGCCCCAACCTTGGCCGCTGCGGCTTTGGGTCGTGGCATTACCAATGCTTTGTATGTGGCAGGCAAGTTGCTCTCGACGGTGGAAATTACGGTAGCCCGCGATGGCATTTTTGATGGACGCTTGATCCAGACGGTTGAAAATCAGCACGATATTTCGGTGCTTTATCGGCGTGGGCGCAATGGCGAAGATTTACGCCCACGCGGCGATGAACGCTTGAGCAGCGGCGATCAATTGGTGATTATCGGGCCGCTAGCAGCGATTAATCAAATTCAAACGCTGAATAAACCGAATGCAGCGCCGCATGCGCCTTATCGACTCTGA
- the cysK gene encoding cysteine synthase A yields the protein MARIYENITQLIGNTPLVRLGKVNTTGATVLAKLEFFNPASSVKDRIGLAMIEAAEAAGLINPNDTTIIEPTSGNTGIGLAFVAAAKGYRIVLTMPETMSLERRKLLKGFGAELVLTPGSEGMPGAIRRAEELAAENPGSFIPQQFKNKANPAIHQRTTAEEIWNDTDGAVDILVAGVGTGGTITGVASVLKERKPGFKAIAVEPTASPVLSGGKMGPHKIQGIGAGFVPDVLDTSVIDEIIQVTNEHAFEWARKLAHEEGLMVGISSGAAAWAALQVAARPENAGKTIVFIVPSNGERYLSTPLFDAE from the coding sequence ATGGCGCGGATTTACGAAAACATTACCCAACTTATCGGCAACACGCCGCTGGTGCGCTTGGGCAAGGTTAATACCACGGGGGCGACGGTATTAGCTAAGCTTGAGTTCTTCAACCCAGCCAGCAGCGTCAAAGATCGGATTGGCTTGGCGATGATCGAGGCAGCGGAGGCCGCCGGTCTGATCAATCCAAACGATACCACGATTATCGAGCCAACCAGTGGCAATACCGGAATTGGCCTAGCGTTTGTGGCTGCCGCGAAAGGCTACCGCATTGTGCTGACCATGCCTGAAACCATGAGCTTGGAACGGCGCAAATTGCTCAAAGGCTTTGGAGCCGAATTAGTTTTAACGCCAGGCTCCGAAGGCATGCCCGGGGCAATTCGCCGCGCCGAAGAATTGGCCGCCGAAAATCCAGGCAGTTTTATTCCCCAACAATTCAAAAATAAAGCAAACCCAGCAATTCACCAGCGCACTACCGCCGAAGAAATTTGGAACGATACCGATGGTGCTGTCGATATTTTGGTGGCTGGGGTTGGCACTGGTGGCACAATCACCGGGGTTGCCTCGGTGCTCAAAGAACGCAAGCCAGGCTTTAAGGCAATTGCGGTCGAGCCAACTGCCTCGCCAGTACTTTCTGGGGGCAAAATGGGGCCACACAAAATCCAAGGAATCGGCGCTGGTTTTGTGCCCGATGTGCTTGATACCAGCGTAATCGATGAAATTATTCAAGTTACCAACGAACATGCTTTTGAATGGGCACGCAAATTGGCTCACGAAGAAGGCTTGATGGTGGGAATTAGCTCAGGGGCCGCCGCATGGGCCGCCTTGCAAGTAGCAGCCCGCCCCGAAAATGCTGGCAAAACGATTGTCTTTATTGTGCCAAGCAACGGCGAACGCTACCTGAGCACGCCATTGTTTGATGCTGAATAA
- a CDS encoding YtxH domain-containing protein, whose amino-acid sequence MTDNEPGFFENLVDKAKDVAESVGEFIGDAAEKAGDLAEQAAEKISDVAEVVGDKASDVYEAAKDKLGIDGDEAPPPAA is encoded by the coding sequence ATGACTGATAATGAACCAGGGTTTTTCGAAAATTTGGTTGATAAAGCCAAGGATGTCGCCGAGTCGGTTGGTGAATTTATCGGCGATGCCGCTGAAAAAGCGGGCGATCTAGCCGAACAAGCTGCCGAAAAAATTAGTGATGTTGCCGAAGTCGTCGGCGATAAAGCCAGCGATGTGTATGAAGCTGCCAAAGATAAATTGGGCATCGACGGCGACGAAGCTCCTCCGCCAGCCGCCTAG
- the arsJ gene encoding organoarsenical effux MFS transporter ArsJ yields the protein MQQQFKEYAIVTAAYWAFTLTDGALRMLVLFHFHQLGYSALAVAALFIFYEVFGVITNLFGGWLGARFGLNRTLHAGLVLQVIALGMMVVPSAWLSVPYVMLAQAGSGIAKDLTKMSAKSSIKMLVAQDAQSTLFKWVAILTGSKNALKGVGFFLGSLLLSTIGFRSAFAALASLIAVAAIGTWIFLQHDLGRSKAKPKWQQLFAKSRAINLLSAARCFLFAARDVWFVVGLPVFLSEVLGWSFWQAGGYLALWVIGYGLIQALAPQITRRWQTTPNGWAATILAGLLMLIMAAIASVVQINQQSAVVVVVGLIGFGFIFALNSAVHSYLILAYTDQADVALNVGFYYMANALGRLLGTILSGLLYQSYGLAGCLWAAALLSAITAVISLSLPRVPNQPSLGEQQAKASSI from the coding sequence ATGCAGCAACAATTCAAAGAGTATGCGATTGTTACCGCCGCCTATTGGGCGTTTACCTTGACCGACGGCGCGTTGCGCATGTTGGTACTGTTTCATTTTCATCAACTTGGCTATAGTGCCTTGGCGGTGGCGGCGCTCTTTATTTTCTATGAAGTATTTGGGGTGATTACCAATTTGTTTGGTGGCTGGCTGGGCGCACGCTTTGGCCTGAATCGCACCTTACATGCTGGCTTGGTGTTACAAGTTATCGCTTTGGGCATGATGGTTGTGCCCAGTGCTTGGCTCAGCGTGCCATATGTGATGTTGGCACAAGCTGGCTCAGGTATCGCCAAAGATCTGACCAAAATGAGCGCCAAGAGCAGCATCAAAATGTTGGTGGCTCAAGATGCTCAATCAACCTTATTCAAATGGGTAGCCATTTTGACTGGCTCGAAAAATGCGCTCAAAGGCGTGGGCTTTTTCTTGGGCAGCCTATTGCTGAGCACAATTGGCTTTCGCAGTGCCTTCGCCGCGCTTGCGAGTTTGATTGCCGTGGCAGCCATTGGCACCTGGATCTTTTTGCAACACGATTTGGGGCGTAGCAAAGCCAAGCCGAAGTGGCAGCAACTCTTTGCCAAAAGCCGCGCGATCAATCTGCTTTCGGCGGCCCGCTGTTTTTTATTTGCAGCGCGGGATGTTTGGTTTGTGGTTGGCTTGCCAGTTTTTCTGAGTGAAGTGCTTGGTTGGTCGTTTTGGCAGGCTGGCGGTTATTTGGCCTTATGGGTGATTGGCTATGGCCTGATTCAAGCGCTTGCGCCACAGATAACCCGCCGCTGGCAAACCACGCCCAACGGCTGGGCGGCAACAATTTTGGCTGGCTTGTTGATGCTGATTATGGCCGCGATTGCCAGTGTTGTACAAATCAACCAACAATCGGCAGTTGTGGTTGTGGTCGGCTTAATTGGCTTTGGCTTTATTTTTGCACTGAATTCGGCGGTCCATTCCTACCTGATTTTAGCCTACACCGACCAAGCCGATGTGGCTTTGAATGTGGGGTTTTACTATATGGCCAACGCCTTGGGCCGCCTGCTTGGCACAATTCTCTCAGGGCTGCTGTATCAAAGCTATGGGTTGGCGGGCTGTTTATGGGCAGCGGCCTTACTGAGCGCAATCACAGCCGTTATCTCGTTGAGCTTGCCGCGTGTGCCAAACCAACCATCGTTGGGCGAACAGCAGGCCAAAGCTAGCTCGATCTGA
- a CDS encoding ArsJ-associated glyceraldehyde-3-phosphate dehydrogenase — MALRIGINGFGRMGRLALRAGWNRPGFEWVHINELKGDAATAAHLLAFDSVHGRWSQAVQAEAQALIIDQQRLSYSNHAAIEATDWASHEVDLVLECSGKFRSPEQLAGYFAAGVKTVIVAAPVKQGALNIVMGVNDQLYDPQQHRLLTAASCTTNCLAPIVKVVHEQFGIKHGMITTIHDMTNTQNLIDAPHKDLRRARAASQSLIPTSTGSASAIGMIFPELAGRLDGVAIRVPLLNASLTDCVFELTRPTTSKEVNRALAEASRGVLKGILGYEERPLVSVDYKGDPRSAIIDAALTTVTNQTQLKIMAWYDNEIGYVNRMLELAAKVAQLQAG; from the coding sequence ATGGCCTTACGAATCGGTATTAATGGCTTTGGGCGCATGGGGCGGCTCGCATTACGGGCTGGTTGGAATCGCCCAGGATTTGAATGGGTACATATCAACGAACTTAAGGGCGATGCTGCAACCGCTGCCCATTTGCTGGCTTTTGATTCAGTTCATGGCCGCTGGAGCCAAGCTGTGCAGGCCGAAGCCCAAGCCCTGATCATCGATCAACAACGCCTGAGTTATAGTAATCATGCGGCAATTGAAGCAACCGATTGGGCTAGCCATGAGGTTGATCTGGTGCTGGAATGCTCAGGCAAATTTCGTAGCCCCGAACAACTAGCAGGCTATTTTGCGGCTGGAGTCAAAACTGTGATCGTTGCAGCGCCCGTAAAACAGGGTGCACTCAACATTGTGATGGGCGTTAATGATCAGCTTTATGATCCGCAGCAGCATCGTTTATTAACTGCCGCCTCGTGCACCACCAATTGTTTAGCGCCAATTGTCAAAGTTGTGCATGAACAGTTTGGCATTAAGCATGGCATGATCACCACAATTCACGACATGACCAACACCCAAAATTTGATCGATGCGCCGCACAAAGATTTACGCCGCGCCCGCGCCGCCAGCCAATCGCTGATTCCTACCAGCACAGGCTCAGCCAGCGCAATTGGCATGATCTTTCCAGAATTGGCGGGTCGTTTGGATGGCGTGGCGATTCGCGTACCTTTGTTGAATGCCTCGCTGACCGATTGTGTCTTTGAATTGACCCGACCAACCACGAGCAAAGAGGTTAATCGGGCTTTGGCTGAGGCCAGTCGTGGAGTGCTCAAAGGCATTTTGGGCTATGAAGAACGCCCCTTAGTTTCAGTTGATTACAAGGGCGATCCACGTTCGGCGATTATTGATGCAGCGCTCACGACGGTTACCAACCAAACCCAATTGAAAATTATGGCTTGGTACGATAACGAAATTGGCTATGTGAATCGAATGTTGGAGCTAGCCGCTAAGGTCGCCCAACTTCAGGCGGGCTAG